TAATCATAACCTCGTAGGGCCAAACCGCCCAATAGGGAACTAGGGCGGCAAAGTGTTCATTCTGCCATATGAGTCGTTTATCCATCTGTTGTTCTTGTTTCAAGTAATCCCCTAGAAGACTTCTTTTATTCTCATTCCAATAGGAAAGCTGCTGTTTCGACTTTTTTACTACTTCTTGTGGAATTGAATTCTGAGACCAAATCTGTCCATGGGGGTGCGGATTGCTGCAACCCATCAAAGCGCCTTTGTTTTCAAATATTTGAACATAATTGATACCTTCTATATCACCGAGCTCATGGTATTCCTTTTGCCAAATACCAATTACATCTTCAATTGATCGCACCTGCATTAAAGGTAATGTCAAAGAATGGTCCGGGGAGAAGCATATCACCTTACAAATACCATTGTCCCCTTTGGTCCGCAACAAACCTTCATTTATCTCATCAGAAGGAGTGTCTGTAAGTAGTGCGGAAAAATCATTCTTGAAACTATATACCGTATTATAGTTTGGATTGGAATCTCCATTGGCTCGTACATTCCCAGGACAGAGGTAGCAACCCGCATCATAGGTCGGTCTGTCGGCGGGTGCCGTTTTTTCTTGTTTGCCCTGCCATGGCCTTTTGGTACGGTGCGGGGAGACCAACACCCATTCATCGTTTAAGATATTGTACCTTCTATGCGGATGTTCGTTAATGTCTAATTTCATCAGCGTCTGCTTACTGTCGATGTTCCTTGGCTCGGAACGGTTTGAAAATATGATAGATCTAAATCAAACTCTTTCTTATATGCTTGGGTGACTTTGCGAATAAACCGTTCAAGTGCATCCTTATGGATGAGGTTCAAAGTGCAGCCGCCAAAACCCCCGCCCATCATTCGCGTACCTAGAATTTGTGGTTCCGTATTTGAAAATTCTACCAGAAAATCCAGTTCGGGACAACTTACTTCATATTTTGAGCTGAGACCTTCGTGGGATTCGTACATAAGTTGGCCCATTCTATCCAGGTTATTGGCTTCTAAGGCTTCCGCTGCGTCCAAAACCCTTTTGGTTTCCTCAACGACATAAGAACAGCGGTCGTATAATAATGTTCCCAGTTCTTCCTTTGCCTCATCGAGCATTTTAAGGGTTACATTTCTAAAAGACGGTTTTATGTTGAAGAGTTTCGTTAAAATGGTCAAGCCTTTTTGGCATTGCTCCCTTCTAACATTATATTCACCTGTGGAAAGGTTGTGCGAAACGTTGGTATTCAGCAGAAGTAAACGATAAGGTTCAAGATTCGTCGGGATGTATTTAAAGTCAAGGGAGCGGCAATCAAGAAGCATCGTATGTCCGTCCTTTCCCATTACAGATGCAAACTGATCCATGATACCACACTTTGTCCCAACAAAATTATGTTCGGCCCGCTGACCAATTTTAATCAATTCCCACTTGTCCAGTCCTAATCCAAAAAGTACGTTTAATCCATAGGCAAGACCACATTCCAAGGCGGCAGAAGAACTTACCCCCGAACCGATTGGCACTTTGCTTTCAATGTTACAATCAAAACCCCTTAACTTACCAGAAAGTTTATTGATTTCGGCTATTACGCCGATTACATAATTGTGCCAACCTTCCGTACCTTGGCCCAGTTTGTCTAGGCCCACTACCAAAGTATTTTTAAAGCCCTCACTTCGTATGGTACAACGGCTTTCATGTCCATTTGCCTTTAGTGCTAGGTAAATGCACTTGTCAATTGCTGCGGGCAAAACAAATCCATCATTGTAATCAATATGTTCTCCAATAAGATTGATTCTTCCGGGTGACGAAATCTGCACCGTTGGCCGATTGTCAGTGAATTTCTGCAAAGGTTTGCTCGGGTTCTGATGTGACATGAGTTAACTTAAAATTAATTGCCCCTAAACATTTTACGAAATTGTTGAAAGTTTATAGAAACCGTACAATCATATTTCTCTGGTTTCTAGTTACGTACATCCAAATTGATTGTATTGCAAAGTATCATAAAACCAATAATGGAACACATTGGTTTATTCCATTTCTTAGTCAATTTGATTCAATCTTTTGGAACTTTTGGGCTAGTTCTCTTTTTTGAATCAAATTGTTGTGTTCTGAATCAAATTATATTAATCGATTTTGTAAAGCGGGGAAGTGTTTTCTCACATAATGGAATGTGTGTACACCACATCCCATATGCAAAATCCTAATATTTGAGCCATACCAATGTAGATGAAAGTCCATCTCGCAATGCAGAAAAAGCATCGTTTAAGATGAGTATGGATCTATGGATTTTGGGTCCAAATTGGAATCATCTTACCCGATTTGATCGCTATACTTTTTATGGAATCAAAGTAAACTCTGCAAATCTCATTTAGCAATATCCCTATTTTATTGGGTTGAAAACCTATATTCCGAAATCGTATGGTAAGTTTCTCCCAGATTCAATCATATCGGAGGAAAATCGGACTGTTTGGACACTTCGGGAAAATGTTGGGTCTCTAGACAAAAGGCAGTTCTTAAATCATCAGTAGTACTGAATTTCAATTACCTCCAGTATTCCATATCCGGTGTGTCGCCCAAACTGATGACCAATTCTCCACCGCTTACGATATCCTTATGCATTAGTCTGGGTTCATCGATTATTTTACCGTTGAGGGAAATCGATCGGATGTAATCGTTTTCTGGGGAATTGTTCTGCGTCCTGATGACAAACTTTTTTCCTTGGTAATAATTCCTGTCCAAGTGTATGATCATTTCGTCAAAGACAGGGCTGCTCAGATCGTAGTAGGGCTCTACAGAACAACCGCCCTTCATTTCGAACAGGCCCATGGACAGAAGACAGTAAAAGGCTCCCATCTGTCCCTCGTCCTCTTCGCCGAGCCAAGCGGAATAGGGCGAAGTGCTGAAAAACTTGTTGGCTACCATCCTCGAATACCTTTGGGTCAGCCATGGCTTGCCCGAGTAGTTGAAAAGAAAGGGGGCCTGAAGGTTCGGCTGGTTGGTAAGATCGACATGGCCTTTTTCAAAACCTTCCTCCAAACGTCTATTGAATTCATCCTTTCCCATCAATTTCATGAGTCCGGGCAAGTCTTGTGGG
This window of the Maribacter cobaltidurans genome carries:
- a CDS encoding UDP-glucose--hexose-1-phosphate uridylyltransferase, whose amino-acid sequence is MKLDINEHPHRRYNILNDEWVLVSPHRTKRPWQGKQEKTAPADRPTYDAGCYLCPGNVRANGDSNPNYNTVYSFKNDFSALLTDTPSDEINEGLLRTKGDNGICKVICFSPDHSLTLPLMQVRSIEDVIGIWQKEYHELGDIEGINYVQIFENKGALMGCSNPHPHGQIWSQNSIPQEVVKKSKQQLSYWNENKRSLLGDYLKQEQQMDKRLIWQNEHFAALVPYWAVWPYEVMIIPKRHVRSIADLTEIEKTGFAKAIKIVTTKYDNLFETSFPYSAGIHQAPTDGKAHHEWHFHMVFYPPLLRSATIKKFMVGYELLANPQRDITAEQAAGTLEGLSEVHYCQRK
- the galK gene encoding galactokinase; the protein is MSHQNPSKPLQKFTDNRPTVQISSPGRINLIGEHIDYNDGFVLPAAIDKCIYLALKANGHESRCTIRSEGFKNTLVVGLDKLGQGTEGWHNYVIGVIAEINKLSGKLRGFDCNIESKVPIGSGVSSSAALECGLAYGLNVLFGLGLDKWELIKIGQRAEHNFVGTKCGIMDQFASVMGKDGHTMLLDCRSLDFKYIPTNLEPYRLLLLNTNVSHNLSTGEYNVRREQCQKGLTILTKLFNIKPSFRNVTLKMLDEAKEELGTLLYDRCSYVVEETKRVLDAAEALEANNLDRMGQLMYESHEGLSSKYEVSCPELDFLVEFSNTEPQILGTRMMGGGFGGCTLNLIHKDALERFIRKVTQAYKKEFDLDLSYFQTVPSQGTSTVSRR